The proteins below are encoded in one region of Penicillium psychrofluorescens genome assembly, chromosome: 4:
- a CDS encoding uncharacterized protein (ID:PFLUO_006433-T1.cds;~source:funannotate) yields the protein MPNTSRSLNVLVVGAGLGGLATGLALQTDGHKVTILDAAPEFAEAGAGIRIPPNSSRLLMRWGVDLERMKKSTSQRYHFIRWKDGSTIFDLPFNNIVETHGSPYWLVHRADLHAALLDATQKAGVKVLTKKRVVSYDFDAPMATTQDGEVFKADLIVGADGIKSICRPLLTGQPDVPRDTGDIAYRILIPSEKLLADPDLAHLILDPCTTSWCGPDAHLVGYPIRNGEMYNIVVCATSYNETTDEVWVVKGDNSDLCNRFASWEPKVRKLCALTGEFMKWRLCDLPNLTRWTHPSGKAVLLGDSCHPMLPYLAQGAAQSFEDAAVLRQVLAQDVDMATALKQYETIRMPRAGLVQAKTREHQYILHIDDGQEQQTRDKKLALDTAENPVFWGFEDRRKWLFSHDAEVIKKEGANWRDVPVLNGIQT from the exons ATGCCTAACACTTCCAGATCGTTGAACGTCCTTGTTGTCGGCGCTGGCCTGGGCGGCCTAGCGACGGGGCTCGCCCTGCAGACCGACGGCCACAAGGTCACAATTCTTGATGCAGCTCCCGAGTTCGCGGAA GCTGGAGCGGGTATCAGGATCCCACCTAACTCGAGCCGCCTGCTCATGCGATGGGGTGTTGACCTagagaggatgaagaagtcgactTCGCAGAGATATCACTTCATTCGTTGGAAGGATGGCAGCACAATCTTTGATCTGCCTTTCAACAACATCGTCGAGACACATGGGTCACCTTACTGGCTTGTTCATCGGGCAGACCTGCACGCGGCGCTGCTAGATGCCACCCAGAAAGCCGGCGTCAAAGTTTTGACCAAGAAGCGTGTCGTCTCCTACGACTTCGACGCTCCGATGGCGACTACGCAGGATGGAGAAGTCTTCAAAGCCGATCTGATCGTGGGTGCAGACGGTATCAAGTCCATCTGCCGGCCTTTGCTTACCGGCCAGCCCGACGTCCCGCGGGACACTGGCGACATAGCCTACCGAATCCTCATTCCCAGCGAAAAGTTGCTGGCCGACCCGGATCTGGCCCACCTTATCCTCGACCCCTGCACGACTTCCTGGTGCGGGCCGGACGCACACCTGGTTGGCTACCCTATCCGCAACGGGGAGATGTACAACATTGTCGTGTGTGCTACTTCCTACAACGAAACCACGGACGAGGTCTGGGTCGTCAAAGGCGACAACAGCGATCTGTGCAACCGATTCGCAAGCTGGGAGCCCAAGGTCCGGAAGCTCTGTGCCCTGACGGGCGAGTTCATGAAGTGGCGACTGTGTGACCTGCCCAATCTTACTCGCTGGACACACCCCTCGGGCAAGGccgtgctgctgggcgacAGTTGTCACCCCATGCTCCCTTACCTGGCTCAGGGCGCCGCCCAGTCCTTTGAAGACGCCGCCGTTTTGCGCCAGGTACTCGCGCAGGATGTGGACATGGCCACGGCCCTGAAGCAGTACGAAACAATCCGCATGCCGCGAGCGGGCCTCGTGCAGGCCAAGACGCGTGAGCACCAGTACATCTTGCATATTGATGACgggcaggagcagcagacgCGTGACAAGAAGCTGGCTCTCGATACGGCAGAGAACCCAGTCTTCTGGGGCTTTGAAGACCGGCGGAAATGGCTCTTTAGCCACGATGCAGAGGTGATTAAGAAAGAAGGGGCAAACTGGAGGGACGTGCCCGTGTTGAATGGCATTCAGACGTAG
- a CDS encoding uncharacterized protein (ID:PFLUO_006432-T1.cds;~source:funannotate), producing the protein MDDTPVNPLGVSDNSQPVTGAEGAAELTRASSHASEAQSPEKKIEPSTEPDNPLDAPASPKPRNGDAEDEEMGGTETDAKRDTEGLEDAAGESQPPADADADAVGEEQPVQSKSALEASARSQLVAQTHAIILPSYSTWFDMHTVHAIEKKALAEFFNGRNRSKTPAIYKDYRDFMINTYRLNPIEYLTVTACRRNLAGDVCAIMRVHSFLEQWGLINYQVDPQTRPSNIGPPFTGHFRVIADTPRGLQPFQPGPNHSVTAGKALPATDRAASATPATKSELNLEVRRNVYDEKGKAITPADDKEKQTNGEANGASAQDLENAAQEPKKKSHCFSCGIDCTRLRFHYAKSAPASGNASLPDTKYDLCPNCFLQGRMPSSHNASDFVKLEDKSHTHVPDKDTPWSDSELVLLLEGLENFDDNWEQIAGHVGTRTREECVMKFLQLEIEDKYLEDLPDMRSTSGRDPISQAENPVLSVVAFLAQMAEPAVAAAAAGRSVEEIRKELRKQLEKGQDKGKEREGETVKAEDSMDVDIVREAETTDKSKQSLSTVALAASAARAGALASHEEREMTRLVSAAVNVTLQKFEIKLQQFNEMEEIIEAERRELEQARQQLFLDRMTFKKRVKEAQDALQAVSLQGPNENTNALLANAATAGIGNHYSFQPVGGDARTGTEPLSVEGGDFKTLDL; encoded by the exons ATGGATGACACTCCTGTCAACCCGCTCGGGGTTTCCGACAATTCTCAGCCCGTGACTGGTGCCGAGGGGGCTGCTGAGCTTACGCGCGCCTCCAGCCACGCCTCAG AAGCGCAATCcccagagaagaagatcgagccCTCGACCGAACCAGACAATCCCCTCGATGCCCCAGCATCCCCCAAGCCCCggaatggcgatgctgaagatgaggagATGGGCGGCACGGAGACGGATGCCAAGCGCGATACCGAAGgcctggaagatgcggcAGGAGAATCGCAGCCACCTGCCGATGCAGATGCGGATGCTGTAGGTGAGGAACAACCGGTGCAGTCCAAGTCGGCGCTGGAAGCCTCCGCCCGGTCCCAGCTTGTCGCGCAAACACACGCCATCATCCTGCCCAGCTACTCGACATGGTTCGATATGCACACTGTCCACGCGATTGAGAAGAAGGCCCTCGCAGAATTTTTCAATGGCCGCAACCGCAGCAAGACCCCTGCCATCTACAAAGACTACCGTGATTTCATGATCAACACTTATCGCCTAAACCCCATCGAGTATCTGACTGTTACCGCGTGCCGTCGCAACCTTGCTGGAGATGTGTGCGCAATCATGCGCGTTCACTCGTTCCTTGAACAGTGGGGTCTAATCAACTACCAG GTCGACCCTCAGACGCGGCCCTCCAACATCGGCCCGCCATTCACTGGTCACTTCCGAGTCATCGCCGATACTCCACGAGGTCTGCAGCCGTTCCAGCCCGGACCGAACCACTCCGTCACTGCTGGCAAGGCTCTTCCTGCCACCGACCGAGCGGCCTCAGCCACTCCTGCTACGAAGTCTGAGCTCAACCTCGAAGTCCGCCGTAATGTCTATGACGAGAAAGGAAAGGCGATCACTCCTGCcgacgacaaggagaagcagaCTAACGGCGAAGCGAACGGAGCTTCTGCCCAGGATCTTGAGAACGCTGCCCAGGAGCCCAAAAAGAAGTCTCACTGCTTCTCTTGCGGTATCGATTGCACCCGACTGCGGTTCCATTATGCCAAGTCGGCCCCGGCATCAGGCAATGCCAGTCTGCCCGACACGAAATATGACCTGTGCCCTAACTGCTTCCTTCAAGGCAGAATGCCTTCCAGCCACAATGCCTCGGATTTTGTCAAGCTTGAGGACAAGTCCCACACCCATGTGCCTGACAAGGACACACCGTGGTCGGACTCAGAGCTTGTCTTATTGctggagggtctggagaacTTTGACGACAACTGGGAGCAGATCGCCGGCCATGTCGGCACTCGCACCAGAGAAGAATGCGTGATGAAGTTTTTGCAGTTGGAGATTGAGGACAAATACCTCGAAGACCTTCCTGACATGCGTTCCACGAGTGGACGCGACCCCATAAGCCAGGCCGAGAACCCGGTCTTGTCTGTGGTGGCTTTCCTAGCCCAGATGGCTGAGcccgccgtggccgctgccgctgccggaCGATCTGTAGAGGAGATCCGCAAAGAGTTGCGGAAGCAACTCGAGAAGGGGCAGGACAAGGgcaaagaaagggaaggcgAGACGGTCAAGGCCGAAGACTCCATGGATGTGGACATTGTGCGCGAGGCTGAAACCACCGACAAGTCGAAGCAGTCGCTCAGCACCGTCGCACTTGCCGCTTCTGCGGCGCGTGCTGGTGCGCTCGCCTCCCATGAGGAGCGAGAAATGACCCGCCTGGTTTCCGCTGCGGTCAACGTCACCCTGCAGAAGTTCGAGATCAAGCTGCAGCAGTTCaacgagatggaggagatcatcgaggccgagcgcCGGGAACTCGAGCAGGCACGCCAGCAGCTCTTCTTGGACCGGATGACCTTCAAGAAGCGCGTCAAGGAAGCCCAGGATGCTCTGCAAGCCGTTAGCCTGCAAGGTCCCAATGAGAATACCAATGCTCTGCTTGCGAACGCCGCCACCGCGGGCATTGGCAACCACTACAGCTTCCAGCctgttggtggtgatgccCGTACTGGCACTGAGCCCCTGAGTGTTGAGGGAGGCGACTTCAAGACACTGGATCTGTAG
- a CDS encoding uncharacterized protein (ID:PFLUO_006434-T1.cds;~source:funannotate), translating to MTKLLIVSRVWLRDHPAQQSTSHGIFKDLFFFVFTPRLVTWAEHAHLRSNVKMMESFTLPSGREMAYTLSPGTSSDRILLLSNSLAEDLTSWDLVVPVLEDQGFRVLRYDQPGHGRSNAPSESEMSSMSFEVLADDVYYLLKHLRISRLHAWVGVSMGGIKAVYFVARHPGMVNKIIVADAIAASPAVVGIPDNFAARTIAAKEAGSMSEDLLNTRKRWFGEEWMAEHPEETARMEKSMATTTIKGLEACCTALSNPSFDLRPLYPKVGHGCDEALIIAGEKDADLPSKMQEMRKAVEESLWNCGKKIPVRMEIVKSAGHVPYIDGFEDFRVIITKFLS from the coding sequence ATGACCAAACTACTGATTGTGTCGCGAGTATGGTTGAgagatcatccagcacaGCAGTCCACAAGCCATGGAATCTTTAAGGAtttgttcttcttcgtcttcacACCTCGGCTTGTCACCTGGGCTGAGCACGCACATTTACGGTCTAACGTCAAGATGATGGAGTCGTTCACCCTTCCAAGCGGGCGAGAGATGGCCTACACTTTGTCACCTGGGACCTCCTCAGATCGCATCCTCCTGCTTTCCAATTCTTTAGCGGAGGACCTGACTTCCTGGGATCTAGTCGTGCCTGTACTGGAAGATCAAGGCTTCCGGGTCCTCCGCTACGACCAACCGGGCCATGGCCGCTCTAACGCACCATCTGAATCTGAGATGTCCTCCATGTCTTTCGAGGTCCTGGCGGACGATGTATACTACCTTTTAAAACACCTGAGAATCAGCAGACTGCATGCCTGGGTAGGGGTATCGATGGGAGGCATCAAGGCCGTGTACTTTGTTGCGCGTCATCCCGGCATGGTGAACAAGATCATTGTAGCGGACGCCATTGCCGCTTCACCAGCCGTGGTAGGCATCCCAGATAACTTCGCCGCGAGGACAATCGCCGCCAAGGAAGCGGGATCAATGTCAGAGGACCTGTTGAATACGAGGAAGCGGTGGTTCGGCGAAGAGTGGATGGCGGAGCATCCCGAAGAGACGGCGAGAATGGAGAAGTCTATGGCGACGACTACAATCAAGGGGCTCGAGGCCTGTTGCACCGCTCTTAGCAACCCATCTTTCGATCTCAGGCCGCTGTATCCCAAGGTGGGACATGGCTGTGACGAGGCTCTCATTATTGCCGGGGAGAAGGATGCGGACCTGCCGTCCaagatgcaggagatgcggaaggccgtggaagagagcCTATGGAACTGTGGGAAGAAGATACCCGTAAGGATGGAGATTGTAAAGTCTGCAGGGCATGTACCCTACATTGACGGCTTTGAGGACTTCCGTGTGATTATCACCAAGTTCCTTTCTTAG